In Anopheles gambiae chromosome 2, idAnoGambNW_F1_1, whole genome shotgun sequence, a single window of DNA contains:
- the LOC1271575 gene encoding protein fem-1 homolog CG6966 isoform X3: protein MPNDLKTLVTMKTNGVTPLLIACRNGHFDVVQYLIKRCHADVEQAGSVIFDGEKIEGAPPLWCASAAGHTNIVKLLVQNGAKVNSTTKTNSTPLRAACFDGHYEIVKYLVSQGADIEVANRHGHTCLMIACYKGHFKIAQYLLSLKTDVNRRSVKGNTALHDCAESGSLEILQLLLQHGATMDVDSYGMTPLLAASVTGHLPIVEHLIKLPFVSREDRIAALELLGATYVDKKRDMLGALSFWKRAMEDRYNNSPVLPKPTREPLSPYDYVQEVNNLSMLEELVMDPDEMRMQALLIRERILGPVHPDTSYYIRFRGAVYADSGRFDRCIELWTYALSMQQSILEPLNPMTQSSLLSFAELFSYMLGEVGRPITRGRIVPPIETSDMLVVFKKSVREVQLGQQMFEKLAYHERDHGALSRALVIALHLACLLVRLLDEEEELCSAEMKHQILQALYDLVSLKFVSQTGRTALHLACYKDAALVGRYPVCQLPSARLAKALLQVGADPNAQDDDGNTPLHLAALSRPCPPELAQILLEHGAHLDTRNVDGDCFESLLQNQQLHELVNPIKYTRLSCLAARAIRRYAINCQEEIPKCLHAFVDSH from the exons ATGCCGAACGACCTCAAGACGCTGGTGACGATGAAGACAAACGGCGTCACACCGCTGCTAATTGCGTGCCGCAATGGCCACTTTGACGTGGTGCAGTACCTGATCAAGCGCTGCCACGCCGACGTCGAGCAGGCCGGTTCCGTCATATTCGACGGGGAAAAGATCGAGGGCGCACCGCCGCTGTGGTGCGCGTCGGCCGCCGGTCACACGAACATCGTGAAGCTGTTAGTCCAAAACGGTGCCAAAGTGAACAGTACGACCAAAACGAACAGTACCCCGCTCCGGGCGGCCTGTTTTGACGGGCACTACGAAATCGTGAAGTATCTCGTATCGCAAGGTGCAG ACATTGAGGTCGCAAATCGGCACGGACACACCTGTCTGATGATCGCCTGCTACAAGGGACACTTCAAAATCGCACAATACTTGCTCTCGCTCAAAACGGATGTGAACCGGCGTAGCGTGAAAGGCAACACGGCCCTGCACGATTGCGCCGAGTCAGGTTCGCTGGAGAtcttgcagctgctgctgcagcacggtGCTACGATGGATGTCGATTCTTACG GAATGACCCCCCTGCTGGCAGCGAGCGTTACCGGACATCTGCCGATCGTGGAACACTTGATCAAGCTACCGTTCGTGTCGCGCGAGGATAGGATCGCCGCCCTGGAACTGCTCGGTGCTACGTATGTCGACAAGAAGCGCGATATGCTTGGAGCACTATCGTTCTGGAAGCGTGCTATGGAGGATCG CTACAACAACAGTCCCGTGCTGCCGAAACCGACGCGCGAACCACTGTCCCCGTACGATTACGTGCAGGAGGTGAACAATCTCAGCATGCTCGAGGAGCTGGTGATGGACCCGGACGAGATGCGCATGCAGGCGCTGCTGATCCGCGAGCGAATACTGGGCCCGGTGCATCCGGACACAAGCTACTACATACGGTTCCGCGGTGCCGTGTACGCCGATTCGGGCCGGTTCGACCGGTGCATCGAGCTGTGGACGTACGCACTGTCGATGCAGCAGAGCATCCTGGAACCGCTCAACCCGATGACCCAGTCGTCCCTGCTGTCGTTTGCCGAGCTGTTTAGCTACATGCTGGGCGAGGTCGGTCGGCCGATTACGCGCGGCCGCATTGTACCGCCGATCGAAACCTCCGACATGCTGGTCGTGTTCAAGAAGTCGGTCCGGGAGGTGCAGCTCGGCCAGCAGATGTTCGAAAAGCTGGCATACCACGAGCGGGACCATGGTGCGCTCAGCCGGGCGCTGGTGATTGCGCTGCATCTGGCCTGTCTGCTGGTGCGGTTgctggacgaggaggaggagctgtGCAGCGCAGAGATGAAGCATCAGATCCTACAGGCACTGTACGATTTGGTGAGCTTAAAG TTTGTATCGCAAACGGGTAGAACAGCTTTGCATCTGGCCTGCTACAAGGATGCGGCCCTGGTCGGACGATATCCCGTGTGTCAGCTACCGTCGGCCCGACTCGCCAAGGCTCTGCTGCAGGTAGGAGCCGATCCGAACGCACAGGACGATGACGGTAACACGCCGCTGCATCTGGCTGCCCTGAGCCGACCCTGTCCGCCAGAGCTGGCACAAATTTTGCTAGAGCATGGTGCCCATTTG GATACGCGAAATGTGGACGGCGATTGTTTCGAGTCACTGTTGCAAAACCAGCAGCTGCACGAGCTGGTCAACCCAATCAAGTACACCCGGCTATCCTGCCTGGCGGCCCGTGCTATTAGGCGTTACGCAATCAACTGTCAGGAAGAGATTCCCAAGTGCTTGCACGCGTTCGTTGACTCGCACTAA
- the LOC1271575 gene encoding protein fem-1 homolog CG6966 isoform X1, with product MLINAILRAFIVHTLKRRRRRTKCTLLRAFLRMVNFRRFGHYQRYLAYPVREVDGPAPRVIPPVEAAAAPPAAVAAIPANVPPEQGANRRRRQMQHRFRIVGEEEFLQQEEDIMKWTSRLMPNDLKTLVTMKTNGVTPLLIACRNGHFDVVQYLIKRCHADVEQAGSVIFDGEKIEGAPPLWCASAAGHTNIVKLLVQNGAKVNSTTKTNSTPLRAACFDGHYEIVKYLVSQGADIEVANRHGHTCLMIACYKGHFKIAQYLLSLKTDVNRRSVKGNTALHDCAESGSLEILQLLLQHGATMDVDSYGMTPLLAASVTGHLPIVEHLIKLPFVSREDRIAALELLGATYVDKKRDMLGALSFWKRAMEDRYNNSPVLPKPTREPLSPYDYVQEVNNLSMLEELVMDPDEMRMQALLIRERILGPVHPDTSYYIRFRGAVYADSGRFDRCIELWTYALSMQQSILEPLNPMTQSSLLSFAELFSYMLGEVGRPITRGRIVPPIETSDMLVVFKKSVREVQLGQQMFEKLAYHERDHGALSRALVIALHLACLLVRLLDEEEELCSAEMKHQILQALYDLVSLKFVSQTGRTALHLACYKDAALVGRYPVCQLPSARLAKALLQVGADPNAQDDDGNTPLHLAALSRPCPPELAQILLEHGAHLDTRNVDGDCFESLLQNQQLHELVNPIKYTRLSCLAARAIRRYAINCQEEIPKCLHAFVDSH from the exons ATGCTAATCAATGCGATACTGAGGGCATTTATCGTGCACACGCTGAAacgccgacgacgacgcacCAAATGTACGCTGCTGCGAGCGTTCCTCAGAATGGTGAACTTCCGCCGATTCGGCCACTATCAGCGCTACCTGGCGTATCCGGTGCGCGAGGTCGATGGACCAGCGCCGAGGGTCATTCCACCGgtggaggcggcggcggcgccaCCAGCGGCCGTAGCCGCCATACCTGCAAATGTCCCACCGGAGCAGGGCGCTAACAGGCGTCGGCGACAAATGCAGCATCGGTTCCGAATCGTGGGCGAAGAAGAGTTCCTGCAGCAGGAAGAAGACATTATG AAATGGACCTCCAGGTTGATGCCGAACGACCTCAAGACGCTGGTGACGATGAAGACAAACGGCGTCACACCGCTGCTAATTGCGTGCCGCAATGGCCACTTTGACGTGGTGCAGTACCTGATCAAGCGCTGCCACGCCGACGTCGAGCAGGCCGGTTCCGTCATATTCGACGGGGAAAAGATCGAGGGCGCACCGCCGCTGTGGTGCGCGTCGGCCGCCGGTCACACGAACATCGTGAAGCTGTTAGTCCAAAACGGTGCCAAAGTGAACAGTACGACCAAAACGAACAGTACCCCGCTCCGGGCGGCCTGTTTTGACGGGCACTACGAAATCGTGAAGTATCTCGTATCGCAAGGTGCAG ACATTGAGGTCGCAAATCGGCACGGACACACCTGTCTGATGATCGCCTGCTACAAGGGACACTTCAAAATCGCACAATACTTGCTCTCGCTCAAAACGGATGTGAACCGGCGTAGCGTGAAAGGCAACACGGCCCTGCACGATTGCGCCGAGTCAGGTTCGCTGGAGAtcttgcagctgctgctgcagcacggtGCTACGATGGATGTCGATTCTTACG GAATGACCCCCCTGCTGGCAGCGAGCGTTACCGGACATCTGCCGATCGTGGAACACTTGATCAAGCTACCGTTCGTGTCGCGCGAGGATAGGATCGCCGCCCTGGAACTGCTCGGTGCTACGTATGTCGACAAGAAGCGCGATATGCTTGGAGCACTATCGTTCTGGAAGCGTGCTATGGAGGATCG CTACAACAACAGTCCCGTGCTGCCGAAACCGACGCGCGAACCACTGTCCCCGTACGATTACGTGCAGGAGGTGAACAATCTCAGCATGCTCGAGGAGCTGGTGATGGACCCGGACGAGATGCGCATGCAGGCGCTGCTGATCCGCGAGCGAATACTGGGCCCGGTGCATCCGGACACAAGCTACTACATACGGTTCCGCGGTGCCGTGTACGCCGATTCGGGCCGGTTCGACCGGTGCATCGAGCTGTGGACGTACGCACTGTCGATGCAGCAGAGCATCCTGGAACCGCTCAACCCGATGACCCAGTCGTCCCTGCTGTCGTTTGCCGAGCTGTTTAGCTACATGCTGGGCGAGGTCGGTCGGCCGATTACGCGCGGCCGCATTGTACCGCCGATCGAAACCTCCGACATGCTGGTCGTGTTCAAGAAGTCGGTCCGGGAGGTGCAGCTCGGCCAGCAGATGTTCGAAAAGCTGGCATACCACGAGCGGGACCATGGTGCGCTCAGCCGGGCGCTGGTGATTGCGCTGCATCTGGCCTGTCTGCTGGTGCGGTTgctggacgaggaggaggagctgtGCAGCGCAGAGATGAAGCATCAGATCCTACAGGCACTGTACGATTTGGTGAGCTTAAAG TTTGTATCGCAAACGGGTAGAACAGCTTTGCATCTGGCCTGCTACAAGGATGCGGCCCTGGTCGGACGATATCCCGTGTGTCAGCTACCGTCGGCCCGACTCGCCAAGGCTCTGCTGCAGGTAGGAGCCGATCCGAACGCACAGGACGATGACGGTAACACGCCGCTGCATCTGGCTGCCCTGAGCCGACCCTGTCCGCCAGAGCTGGCACAAATTTTGCTAGAGCATGGTGCCCATTTG GATACGCGAAATGTGGACGGCGATTGTTTCGAGTCACTGTTGCAAAACCAGCAGCTGCACGAGCTGGTCAACCCAATCAAGTACACCCGGCTATCCTGCCTGGCGGCCCGTGCTATTAGGCGTTACGCAATCAACTGTCAGGAAGAGATTCCCAAGTGCTTGCACGCGTTCGTTGACTCGCACTAA
- the LOC1271575 gene encoding protein fem-1 homolog CG6966 isoform X2 produces MTSSQPSQSSDGQQTIADSGTMLPTVVESVFNAARTGNLAALKKWTSRLMPNDLKTLVTMKTNGVTPLLIACRNGHFDVVQYLIKRCHADVEQAGSVIFDGEKIEGAPPLWCASAAGHTNIVKLLVQNGAKVNSTTKTNSTPLRAACFDGHYEIVKYLVSQGADIEVANRHGHTCLMIACYKGHFKIAQYLLSLKTDVNRRSVKGNTALHDCAESGSLEILQLLLQHGATMDVDSYGMTPLLAASVTGHLPIVEHLIKLPFVSREDRIAALELLGATYVDKKRDMLGALSFWKRAMEDRYNNSPVLPKPTREPLSPYDYVQEVNNLSMLEELVMDPDEMRMQALLIRERILGPVHPDTSYYIRFRGAVYADSGRFDRCIELWTYALSMQQSILEPLNPMTQSSLLSFAELFSYMLGEVGRPITRGRIVPPIETSDMLVVFKKSVREVQLGQQMFEKLAYHERDHGALSRALVIALHLACLLVRLLDEEEELCSAEMKHQILQALYDLVSLKFVSQTGRTALHLACYKDAALVGRYPVCQLPSARLAKALLQVGADPNAQDDDGNTPLHLAALSRPCPPELAQILLEHGAHLDTRNVDGDCFESLLQNQQLHELVNPIKYTRLSCLAARAIRRYAINCQEEIPKCLHAFVDSH; encoded by the exons AAATGGACCTCCAGGTTGATGCCGAACGACCTCAAGACGCTGGTGACGATGAAGACAAACGGCGTCACACCGCTGCTAATTGCGTGCCGCAATGGCCACTTTGACGTGGTGCAGTACCTGATCAAGCGCTGCCACGCCGACGTCGAGCAGGCCGGTTCCGTCATATTCGACGGGGAAAAGATCGAGGGCGCACCGCCGCTGTGGTGCGCGTCGGCCGCCGGTCACACGAACATCGTGAAGCTGTTAGTCCAAAACGGTGCCAAAGTGAACAGTACGACCAAAACGAACAGTACCCCGCTCCGGGCGGCCTGTTTTGACGGGCACTACGAAATCGTGAAGTATCTCGTATCGCAAGGTGCAG ACATTGAGGTCGCAAATCGGCACGGACACACCTGTCTGATGATCGCCTGCTACAAGGGACACTTCAAAATCGCACAATACTTGCTCTCGCTCAAAACGGATGTGAACCGGCGTAGCGTGAAAGGCAACACGGCCCTGCACGATTGCGCCGAGTCAGGTTCGCTGGAGAtcttgcagctgctgctgcagcacggtGCTACGATGGATGTCGATTCTTACG GAATGACCCCCCTGCTGGCAGCGAGCGTTACCGGACATCTGCCGATCGTGGAACACTTGATCAAGCTACCGTTCGTGTCGCGCGAGGATAGGATCGCCGCCCTGGAACTGCTCGGTGCTACGTATGTCGACAAGAAGCGCGATATGCTTGGAGCACTATCGTTCTGGAAGCGTGCTATGGAGGATCG CTACAACAACAGTCCCGTGCTGCCGAAACCGACGCGCGAACCACTGTCCCCGTACGATTACGTGCAGGAGGTGAACAATCTCAGCATGCTCGAGGAGCTGGTGATGGACCCGGACGAGATGCGCATGCAGGCGCTGCTGATCCGCGAGCGAATACTGGGCCCGGTGCATCCGGACACAAGCTACTACATACGGTTCCGCGGTGCCGTGTACGCCGATTCGGGCCGGTTCGACCGGTGCATCGAGCTGTGGACGTACGCACTGTCGATGCAGCAGAGCATCCTGGAACCGCTCAACCCGATGACCCAGTCGTCCCTGCTGTCGTTTGCCGAGCTGTTTAGCTACATGCTGGGCGAGGTCGGTCGGCCGATTACGCGCGGCCGCATTGTACCGCCGATCGAAACCTCCGACATGCTGGTCGTGTTCAAGAAGTCGGTCCGGGAGGTGCAGCTCGGCCAGCAGATGTTCGAAAAGCTGGCATACCACGAGCGGGACCATGGTGCGCTCAGCCGGGCGCTGGTGATTGCGCTGCATCTGGCCTGTCTGCTGGTGCGGTTgctggacgaggaggaggagctgtGCAGCGCAGAGATGAAGCATCAGATCCTACAGGCACTGTACGATTTGGTGAGCTTAAAG TTTGTATCGCAAACGGGTAGAACAGCTTTGCATCTGGCCTGCTACAAGGATGCGGCCCTGGTCGGACGATATCCCGTGTGTCAGCTACCGTCGGCCCGACTCGCCAAGGCTCTGCTGCAGGTAGGAGCCGATCCGAACGCACAGGACGATGACGGTAACACGCCGCTGCATCTGGCTGCCCTGAGCCGACCCTGTCCGCCAGAGCTGGCACAAATTTTGCTAGAGCATGGTGCCCATTTG GATACGCGAAATGTGGACGGCGATTGTTTCGAGTCACTGTTGCAAAACCAGCAGCTGCACGAGCTGGTCAACCCAATCAAGTACACCCGGCTATCCTGCCTGGCGGCCCGTGCTATTAGGCGTTACGCAATCAACTGTCAGGAAGAGATTCCCAAGTGCTTGCACGCGTTCGTTGACTCGCACTAA